From Candidatus Methanoplasma cognatum, one genomic window encodes:
- a CDS encoding HAD-IIIA family hydrolase gives MGIDTQQIREVADLIIRSVKNGGQVIFMGNGGSSADAQHIAAEFSGKYMFDRPAMAGVSLSNIAPVTAIGNDYSYDLVFQRQIEAICRKGDVVVGLSTSGNSRNVILAIEAAKRIGADTVSFSGEGGVLKDMTDVGVIIPTKETPRIQEGYFVACHTICGIVEREVYGRKAVLVDRDDTLAKDVPYCDDPNKFHLLPGVPKAISKLNEAGYIVIVVTNQSGVARGKLDEDTLEAIHDKMIREIEAGGGRIEDVFYCPHHPDDLCNCRKPETGMGVEAIVRHNINPKTSFMIGDSEERDIEFGKRLGLRTYLVTEKRRFTDIVDEIVNNFS, from the coding sequence TTGGGAATTGACACACAGCAGATCAGGGAGGTCGCGGACCTGATCATAAGATCGGTGAAGAACGGCGGTCAGGTGATATTCATGGGCAACGGCGGGTCGTCTGCCGACGCGCAGCACATAGCCGCCGAATTCTCCGGCAAATATATGTTCGACAGGCCCGCGATGGCGGGGGTATCGTTATCCAACATCGCTCCGGTCACGGCCATCGGCAACGACTACTCTTACGACCTTGTTTTCCAGAGGCAGATAGAGGCCATATGCAGAAAGGGGGATGTAGTAGTAGGATTAAGCACGTCCGGCAATTCGAGGAACGTGATACTTGCCATCGAAGCCGCGAAAAGGATCGGCGCTGACACGGTCTCATTCTCCGGCGAGGGAGGAGTGCTCAAGGACATGACCGACGTAGGCGTGATCATACCCACGAAAGAGACGCCCAGGATACAGGAGGGCTACTTCGTGGCGTGCCACACTATATGCGGGATCGTTGAGAGGGAGGTGTACGGCAGGAAGGCGGTCCTGGTGGACAGGGACGACACCCTTGCCAAGGATGTTCCTTACTGCGACGATCCGAACAAGTTCCACCTGCTGCCGGGAGTCCCGAAAGCGATATCGAAACTCAACGAGGCCGGATACATCGTGATCGTGGTGACCAACCAGTCGGGGGTCGCCAGAGGCAAACTCGACGAGGATACGCTGGAAGCAATCCACGATAAGATGATCAGGGAGATCGAGGCGGGAGGCGGTCGCATAGAGGACGTGTTCTACTGCCCCCACCATCCGGACGACCTCTGCAATTGCAGGAAGCCCGAGACCGGCATGGGGGTCGAGGCGATCGTCAGGCACAACATCAACCCGAAAACATCGTTCATGATAGGCGACAGCGAGGAGAGGGACATCGAATTCGGGAAAAGGCTCGGGCTGAGGACGTACCTGGTCACCGAGAAAAGGCGGTTCACGGATATTGTCGACGAAATAGTGAACAACTTCAGCTGA
- a CDS encoding glycosyltransferase translates to MAGGKTFTVILPTYNEEENIEKMVVSLRDMYPDFHILIMDDGSTDRTKEIVDALNFENVRFVVRDSDVRGVTASVCDGILIAGTDLFMCMDSDFQHPLEAAGRLYDEMNKDYDLVVGVRVNRRALGFKRSMGSWMFHVLALSVLFVHGKGKTKDIASGLFGGDVGLFSKVIEEQGDKFEMRGFKLLFDFLRNGPSDVKVGEITYEFGKRTGGKSKVNPKIVYLSFHQCGIVGRFFARIYKAMFS, encoded by the coding sequence ATGGCCGGGGGAAAAACTTTCACGGTAATATTGCCCACATACAACGAGGAGGAGAACATCGAAAAGATGGTCGTGTCGCTCCGGGACATGTATCCTGATTTCCATATTCTGATAATGGACGACGGCTCCACAGACCGGACGAAAGAGATCGTTGATGCCCTGAACTTTGAGAACGTGAGGTTTGTCGTGAGGGATTCGGATGTCCGCGGTGTGACCGCCAGCGTCTGCGACGGTATCCTGATCGCCGGAACGGACCTCTTCATGTGTATGGATTCCGATTTCCAGCACCCCCTCGAAGCGGCCGGCAGGCTGTACGACGAAATGAATAAGGATTACGATCTGGTGGTGGGCGTCAGGGTCAACAGGAGAGCGCTCGGCTTCAAGCGGAGCATGGGATCCTGGATGTTCCATGTCCTCGCCCTGTCCGTGCTGTTCGTCCACGGAAAAGGTAAGACGAAGGATATCGCCAGCGGCCTCTTCGGCGGCGACGTGGGATTGTTCTCAAAGGTCATAGAGGAGCAGGGCGACAAGTTTGAGATGAGAGGGTTCAAGCTGCTCTTCGACTTCCTGCGGAACGGTCCGTCTGACGTAAAAGTGGGAGAGATAACCTATGAGTTCGGAAAGAGGACCGGCGGAAAGTCCAAAGTGAATCCGAAGATAGTTTACCTTTCATTCCACCAGTGCGGCATTGTCGGAAGGTTCTTCGCCAGAATCTATAAGGCAATGTTCAGCTGA